A single window of Rhodococcus jostii RHA1 DNA harbors:
- a CDS encoding IS256 family transposase, translating into MTSAHDIDLQQILTDRLTGASPDLLRELLTMFIHTLMGAEADALCGAGYGQRSEERTNSRNGYRHRDFDTRVGTLDVAIPKLRSGSYFPDWLLERRKRAEKALTTVVATCYLLGVSTRRMDRLVDTLGITGLSKSQVSVMAKDLDTQVEAFRSRPLDTGPYTFVAADALVLKVRENGRVVNVHTLVAVGVNAEGYREILGVDVTSSEDGAGWLAFFRSLVARGLGGVRLVTSDAHAGLVAAIGGTLPGASWQRCRTHYSTNLMAVTPKASWPWVKTLLHSVYDQPDADSVHAQYDRIIGALSEKLPRVADHLDAARPDLLAFTAFPKQIWKQIWSNNPQERLNKEIRRRTDVVGIFPDRTALIRLVGAVLAEQHDEWIEGRRYLGLDVLARSRNDKPTDSSTESTEEVTPALTA; encoded by the coding sequence ATGACCAGTGCCCACGATATCGACCTGCAGCAGATCCTGACCGACCGACTCACCGGGGCAAGCCCCGACCTGCTGCGCGAGCTGCTGACGATGTTCATTCACACCCTGATGGGCGCCGAGGCCGACGCACTGTGCGGCGCCGGCTACGGACAACGCTCCGAGGAGCGCACCAACTCGCGTAACGGATACCGGCACCGCGACTTCGACACCCGCGTCGGCACCCTCGACGTGGCGATCCCGAAGCTGCGGTCCGGTTCGTACTTCCCCGATTGGTTGCTCGAGCGTCGCAAACGCGCCGAAAAGGCCCTGACTACCGTGGTTGCCACCTGCTACCTGCTCGGGGTCTCCACCCGGCGGATGGACCGGCTCGTCGACACGTTGGGCATCACCGGCCTGTCCAAGTCGCAGGTGTCCGTGATGGCCAAGGACCTCGACACCCAGGTCGAGGCGTTCCGCAGCCGCCCGCTCGATACCGGGCCGTACACCTTCGTCGCCGCCGACGCCCTGGTGCTCAAGGTGCGGGAAAACGGTCGGGTGGTGAATGTACACACCCTGGTCGCGGTCGGCGTCAACGCCGAGGGCTACCGCGAGATCCTGGGCGTGGATGTGACCTCGTCCGAGGACGGTGCCGGCTGGCTGGCGTTCTTCCGATCGCTCGTCGCCCGCGGTTTGGGCGGGGTGCGGTTGGTGACCTCCGATGCGCACGCCGGGCTGGTGGCGGCGATCGGTGGGACCCTGCCGGGCGCCTCGTGGCAGAGGTGCCGAACCCATTACTCGACAAACCTGATGGCGGTGACCCCGAAGGCATCGTGGCCTTGGGTGAAGACGTTGCTGCACTCGGTCTACGACCAACCCGACGCGGATTCTGTTCATGCCCAATATGATCGAATCATCGGCGCACTGTCGGAGAAGTTGCCGAGGGTCGCTGACCACCTCGACGCAGCACGACCGGACCTGTTGGCGTTCACCGCATTTCCCAAGCAGATTTGGAAACAGATCTGGAGCAACAATCCGCAGGAGCGCCTCAATAAGGAAATCCGCAGGAGAACCGATGTGGTCGGAATCTTCCCGGATCGTACCGCCCTGATCCGGCTCGTCGGTGCGGTCTTGGCCGAACAACACGACGAGTGGATCGAAGGGCGCCGCTATCTCGGCCTGGACGTTCTGGCCCGTTCCCGCAACGACAAGCCCACCGACAGCAGCACCGAGTCCACCGAGGAGGTGACACCGGCCTTGACTGCCTGA
- a CDS encoding epoxide hydrolase family protein encodes MPRPTSDVQAFEAHAPDADLDDLRARLAAARLPEAETVYRAAPDPCRWDQGVPLADLVDVVNYWRTGYDWRSFEERLNRIGQFRTTIDDLGIHFLHHRSARADATPLIVTHGWPGSIAEFIDVVDELADPKNADAPAFHVVVPSLPGFGYSDKPATTGWGTEKIAAAWVELMGRLGYSKFAAHGGDWGGNITTVLGGRFPAHVLGIHTTFAEGPPGLTTDGLTAVERKWTEETHDFWRHRAAYAKQQATRPQTIGYSLVDSPVGLLAWILDKFAEWTDTEDSPFATLSRDRVLDDVTMYWLTRTGASSARIYYESHNSLDPELRVDVPSAITMYPRDIEKCPRPWAQERYRQIVRWRSPETGGHFPSLEVPEYFVKDLQEGLAAVLAANR; translated from the coding sequence ATGCCCCGTCCAACCAGCGACGTGCAAGCATTTGAAGCCCACGCACCTGACGCTGACCTCGACGATCTTCGCGCGCGATTAGCCGCGGCGCGGCTACCGGAGGCCGAGACGGTCTATCGCGCCGCGCCCGACCCGTGCCGATGGGATCAGGGCGTTCCTCTCGCCGACCTCGTCGATGTCGTGAACTACTGGCGCACCGGGTACGACTGGCGGTCGTTCGAAGAGCGCCTCAACCGTATCGGCCAGTTCCGCACGACAATTGATGATCTGGGAATCCACTTCCTGCACCACCGATCCGCGCGCGCAGATGCCACTCCTCTGATCGTGACGCACGGGTGGCCGGGCAGCATTGCTGAGTTCATCGATGTGGTAGACGAGCTGGCAGATCCGAAAAATGCAGACGCGCCGGCGTTCCACGTCGTGGTTCCATCCCTACCAGGCTTTGGATACAGCGACAAGCCGGCCACCACCGGGTGGGGAACCGAAAAGATCGCGGCCGCATGGGTGGAACTGATGGGAAGGCTCGGCTACAGCAAGTTCGCAGCCCACGGCGGCGACTGGGGAGGGAATATCACCACGGTTCTCGGCGGCAGGTTCCCGGCGCACGTTCTCGGCATCCACACAACATTCGCGGAGGGACCGCCCGGGTTGACAACGGACGGGCTGACGGCGGTCGAGCGCAAGTGGACCGAGGAAACCCACGATTTCTGGCGCCACCGCGCGGCGTACGCGAAGCAGCAGGCGACCCGACCGCAGACCATCGGCTACTCGCTCGTCGACTCACCGGTCGGGCTTCTTGCCTGGATTCTTGACAAGTTCGCCGAGTGGACAGATACCGAAGACAGCCCGTTCGCGACGCTGTCCAGAGACCGCGTTCTTGACGACGTCACCATGTACTGGCTGACGCGGACCGGCGCATCATCGGCCCGCATTTACTACGAAAGCCACAACTCGCTGGACCCCGAACTTCGGGTCGACGTCCCGTCGGCAATCACTATGTATCCCCGCGACATCGAGAAGTGTCCGCGCCCCTGGGCACAGGAGCGGTACCGACAGATCGTCCGATGGAGGTCACCCGAAACCGGGGGACATTTCCCGTCGCTGGAGGTTCCCGAGTATTTCGTCAAGGATCTACAAGAGGGCCTCGCGGCGGTGCTGGCCGCTAATCGGTGA
- a CDS encoding CGNR zinc finger domain-containing protein has translation MRAEFPDFRLGNVLATSFTATLTERRGDAVERIPTPHRLVDWLAVNGLAVDSCTTAQLELARELRESIHAAATAAAIQDALPGSAVQVINDCSVQGRAAAILTPEGNRQWRLSSASCVEDALSVIAADAISIIAGERDGKLALCASPTCQAAFFDTSQSRSRKWCDMNTCGNRQKKARFNANRRKNVGSTK, from the coding sequence ATGCGTGCCGAGTTCCCTGACTTTCGCCTCGGTAACGTGCTAGCGACCAGCTTCACGGCGACTCTGACGGAGCGTCGTGGCGACGCTGTGGAGCGCATTCCCACGCCGCACCGACTCGTCGACTGGCTGGCAGTGAACGGCCTCGCCGTGGACTCCTGCACCACCGCTCAGCTCGAACTCGCTCGGGAACTGAGGGAGTCGATTCACGCCGCCGCGACAGCGGCCGCGATCCAGGACGCTCTCCCCGGATCTGCTGTCCAAGTCATCAATGACTGCAGCGTTCAGGGTCGGGCCGCGGCAATCCTGACGCCCGAGGGCAATCGTCAATGGCGGCTCAGCTCGGCGTCCTGCGTGGAAGACGCCCTCAGTGTGATCGCCGCTGACGCGATCAGCATCATCGCAGGCGAACGAGACGGGAAATTGGCCTTGTGCGCATCGCCAACCTGCCAAGCCGCCTTCTTCGACACCAGCCAAAGTCGCTCCCGCAAATGGTGTGACATGAACACGTGCGGGAATCGTCAGAAGAAGGCGCGCTTCAATGCCAACCGGCGCAAAAACGTCGGATCAACGAAGTGA
- a CDS encoding MFS transporter — MTTNIAPEILSPRRSERAGWAGVLILMATSFTLVLAEFLPPSLLTQMAASLDITEGQAGQTVTATAFMGFLVAPVVGMMFPRLDRRTLLTGVALTAAVSNILVAISPNLVLLLVARLILGAAISGFWAMSLAIVSQLVAPERLGRGLMLVNGGTTVATVGGVPLGVYLGSVFDWRAVFVGVAVVSVLVAILLRTVLPAIAPATTMRFRELADTLKVPGLSLGLTGHVLTVLGHFAAFTYIRLAFEQVPGIGAGGIAGLLAAFGIGGLAGNVVVGLLVDKHLNLMRLVVPALIGFGIATVAFFPGQFWAVGVGATAWGVGFGAWLLVVSTWIGRLAQDRMESVGGLIVTGFQIAITLGAGLGGVVADNAGVQMTLIAAALASLVGGTLFRMARTTTAGSSNASTDLDGRK, encoded by the coding sequence ATGACAACAAACATCGCGCCTGAAATCCTCTCCCCGCGCCGCTCCGAGCGCGCTGGGTGGGCGGGGGTGCTTATCCTCATGGCCACCAGTTTTACGCTGGTGCTCGCTGAATTTCTTCCGCCCAGTCTGCTGACCCAGATGGCAGCCTCACTTGACATCACTGAGGGTCAGGCGGGACAGACGGTTACCGCGACGGCGTTCATGGGGTTTTTGGTGGCCCCCGTTGTTGGCATGATGTTTCCCCGGCTGGACCGGCGAACGCTTCTGACTGGGGTTGCTCTGACCGCTGCGGTGTCCAATATTCTGGTCGCCATCTCACCCAATCTCGTGCTGTTGCTCGTCGCCCGGTTGATCCTTGGGGCCGCGATCAGCGGATTCTGGGCAATGTCGCTGGCGATCGTCTCCCAGCTGGTGGCACCGGAACGCCTGGGCCGTGGCCTCATGCTCGTGAACGGTGGCACCACCGTGGCCACGGTCGGCGGAGTGCCGCTGGGTGTCTACCTTGGCTCCGTGTTTGATTGGCGCGCGGTATTTGTCGGTGTAGCCGTAGTGTCGGTGCTGGTCGCTATCTTGCTGCGCACCGTGTTGCCGGCAATCGCCCCTGCCACCACCATGCGATTCCGTGAGTTGGCAGACACCCTCAAGGTGCCCGGCCTGTCGCTGGGTCTGACAGGGCATGTGCTCACCGTCCTTGGCCACTTCGCCGCGTTCACCTATATTCGGTTGGCATTCGAGCAGGTGCCCGGCATCGGCGCGGGCGGAATCGCGGGGTTGTTGGCGGCGTTCGGTATTGGAGGCCTTGCCGGAAACGTCGTCGTCGGGCTGCTCGTGGACAAGCACCTGAACCTGATGCGTCTGGTGGTGCCTGCACTCATCGGCTTCGGCATCGCTACAGTGGCGTTCTTCCCTGGACAGTTCTGGGCCGTGGGGGTAGGCGCGACAGCATGGGGTGTTGGATTTGGGGCATGGTTGCTGGTGGTCAGCACCTGGATCGGGCGGCTCGCTCAGGATCGGATGGAATCCGTAGGCGGGCTGATCGTAACCGGATTCCAGATTGCGATCACTCTGGGAGCGGGACTCGGTGGCGTGGTTGCCGATAACGCCGGAGTCCAGATGACATTGATTGCCGCCGCACTTGCTTCTCTCGTTGGTGGAACCCTATTCCGAATGGCCAGGACGACAACAGCAGGAAGCTCGAACGCATCGACGGACCTAGACGGCAGGAAGTAG
- a CDS encoding helix-turn-helix transcriptional regulator, which translates to MAMLIEGMLSGQANASDFNRAGDAVVCSLISTTIVSSAIRLWAELGCAPERWLHQVSDPFIARALDAIHESPGDPWTVQNLAQVATMSRSAFAVRFTTLVGQTPASYLTDVRMETSKTLLIRDGLSIAETAHRLGYESEAGFRRAFRRHTGSAPAAWRGQQRSLLLPAV; encoded by the coding sequence ATGGCGATGCTCATCGAGGGGATGCTCAGCGGACAAGCCAACGCTTCCGATTTCAATCGTGCAGGTGATGCGGTGGTGTGCAGCCTCATTTCCACCACCATCGTCTCGTCCGCAATCCGGCTTTGGGCGGAGCTCGGCTGCGCTCCCGAGCGGTGGCTGCACCAGGTGTCGGACCCGTTCATTGCTCGCGCGCTCGATGCGATCCACGAGAGTCCCGGGGATCCGTGGACCGTGCAGAACCTGGCGCAGGTGGCAACCATGTCTCGATCAGCCTTCGCGGTGCGCTTCACCACTCTGGTAGGTCAAACCCCGGCATCATATTTGACCGACGTTCGGATGGAGACCAGTAAAACGCTTTTGATCCGTGACGGGCTGAGCATCGCAGAAACCGCCCACCGCCTCGGGTACGAATCTGAGGCCGGTTTCCGGCGCGCGTTTCGACGGCACACCGGGTCCGCGCCCGCTGCCTGGCGCGGACAACAGCGGTCCCTCCTACTTCCTGCCGTCTAG
- a CDS encoding dihydrodipicolinate synthase family protein, with the protein MFTGLSAFPLTPMSETEIDESAFSGIVSRLADAGVDSISALGSTGSYAYLTREERKRVAQLAVAAAGTTPVMIGIGSLRTAHVRALAEDAQDAGADAVLLAPVSYQQLTAEEVFGLYEAVTRELSVPLCIYDNPGTTHFTFTDELHGRIAELPKIGSIKIPGVPVDPAEAAGRVKSLRSQIPSTVTIGVSGDAFAATGLNAGCDVWYSVLAGVLPKPCLALTRASQNDDRNTATALSNRLEPIWELFRAHGSLRVVSAIAEHLGLVESPNLPQPVCGLAEAARSRVATALEQVDDLL; encoded by the coding sequence ATGTTCACCGGACTGTCCGCCTTCCCCCTTACGCCCATGAGCGAGACGGAAATCGACGAGTCCGCGTTCTCCGGAATTGTCTCGCGCCTGGCTGACGCGGGGGTCGATTCCATCAGCGCCCTCGGGTCCACCGGCAGTTACGCCTACCTGACCAGAGAAGAGCGCAAGCGAGTCGCACAGCTCGCCGTGGCCGCAGCGGGCACCACACCAGTCATGATCGGTATCGGCTCGCTGCGCACCGCACACGTCCGCGCCCTCGCCGAAGACGCACAAGATGCCGGCGCCGACGCGGTGCTGCTGGCACCGGTGTCCTACCAACAACTGACCGCAGAGGAAGTGTTCGGCCTCTACGAAGCGGTGACGCGTGAACTGTCCGTGCCGCTGTGCATCTACGACAATCCCGGTACCACCCACTTCACGTTCACCGATGAACTGCACGGCCGCATCGCCGAACTTCCGAAGATCGGATCGATCAAGATTCCCGGTGTCCCCGTCGACCCCGCCGAGGCAGCCGGTCGAGTGAAATCCCTCCGATCTCAGATCCCGTCGACGGTCACGATCGGTGTCAGCGGAGACGCCTTCGCCGCGACCGGCCTCAACGCCGGCTGCGACGTTTGGTACAGCGTGCTTGCCGGGGTGCTGCCCAAGCCGTGCCTGGCACTTACCCGCGCATCTCAGAACGACGACCGGAATACTGCCACCGCGCTGTCGAATCGACTCGAACCCATCTGGGAATTGTTCCGCGCCCATGGAAGCCTCCGCGTGGTATCCGCCATCGCCGAACACCTCGGCCTCGTCGAATCACCCAATCTCCCCCAGCCGGTATGCGGTCTCGCCGAGGCCGCACGTTCAAGGGTCGCCACCGCGCTCGAGCAGGTCGACGATCTCCTGTGA
- a CDS encoding MDR family MFS transporter, producing MTEPTGLVNDEARADDRIERRHLQVIGVLLVASFVVILNETVMSIAIPVLQVELGVHPSVGQWLTTAFMLTMAVIIPLTGYLIQRIPTRTLFVLAMSLFTAGTLIAFAAPGFGVLLFARIVQASGTALMLPLLMTTIMTLVPPARRGAMMGNISIVIAVAPALGPTLSGFILDHFGWRWIFGFVAPIALATLVLGARFVVSVSETTKAGIDILSIPLAVLGFGGLVYGLVSIGESAQKSPTIPVWVPFLIGAAAMSGFLARQFRLQREDRALLDLRVFGYRQFSISVVAMLVGMATMMGTFIIVPYFAQSVIHLDPFETGLITLPGGLLMGLAGPIVGRVYDRRGPLVLVIPGSILVSIGVWMLTTLNTSTSLWWLLLSNMALCLGLAATFTPLMTSGLGSVAAHLYAHGSAVVGTFQQVAGAAGTALFVTVMTVIASRSGHPHDSPDAIAEGVRMVFVVAGILSFVLIAACAFVRKPADPVEHAHPASVDAPALGT from the coding sequence GTGACCGAACCCACTGGCCTCGTGAACGACGAGGCGAGAGCCGACGACCGAATCGAACGCCGACACCTCCAGGTGATCGGTGTCCTGTTGGTGGCCAGCTTCGTGGTGATCCTCAACGAGACGGTGATGAGCATCGCCATCCCGGTCCTCCAGGTCGAATTGGGCGTACATCCCAGCGTGGGGCAGTGGCTGACGACCGCATTCATGCTCACGATGGCGGTGATCATCCCGCTCACCGGCTATCTCATCCAACGCATCCCCACGCGCACCCTGTTCGTGCTCGCCATGTCGCTGTTCACGGCGGGAACGCTGATCGCGTTCGCCGCACCAGGCTTCGGTGTGCTGCTGTTCGCCCGCATCGTGCAGGCCTCCGGGACAGCCCTGATGCTGCCGCTGCTGATGACGACGATCATGACGCTGGTGCCGCCCGCCCGTCGCGGTGCGATGATGGGCAACATCTCCATTGTCATCGCGGTTGCGCCTGCTCTCGGCCCCACCCTGTCCGGTTTCATTCTCGACCACTTCGGGTGGCGTTGGATCTTCGGATTCGTTGCCCCCATCGCGTTGGCCACATTGGTCCTCGGCGCACGATTCGTTGTTTCGGTATCCGAGACGACGAAGGCCGGCATCGACATTCTGTCGATCCCCCTGGCGGTACTCGGATTCGGTGGCCTGGTGTACGGCCTGGTGAGCATCGGCGAATCGGCACAGAAATCCCCGACGATCCCCGTGTGGGTGCCGTTCCTCATCGGTGCGGCCGCGATGTCCGGGTTCCTCGCCCGACAGTTCCGGCTGCAACGCGAGGACCGCGCCCTGCTGGACCTGCGCGTGTTCGGATACCGCCAGTTCAGCATCTCGGTCGTGGCGATGCTGGTCGGCATGGCAACGATGATGGGCACCTTCATCATCGTTCCCTACTTCGCGCAGTCGGTGATTCACCTCGATCCGTTCGAAACCGGTCTCATCACACTGCCCGGCGGCCTTCTGATGGGTCTGGCGGGTCCGATCGTGGGCCGCGTCTACGACCGGCGCGGTCCTCTCGTGCTGGTCATCCCCGGCTCGATCCTCGTCAGCATCGGAGTGTGGATGTTGACGACGTTGAACACGTCCACCTCATTGTGGTGGTTGCTGTTGTCGAACATGGCGCTGTGCCTCGGCCTGGCGGCGACCTTCACACCGCTGATGACGTCGGGATTGGGATCGGTGGCCGCTCACCTGTATGCGCACGGCTCCGCAGTGGTGGGCACGTTCCAGCAGGTGGCCGGCGCCGCCGGTACGGCACTGTTCGTCACTGTAATGACGGTCATAGCCTCACGATCCGGTCACCCCCACGACTCACCGGACGCCATCGCCGAGGGGGTGCGAATGGTCTTCGTTGTCGCCGGGATCCTCTCATTCGTGCTGATCGCCGCATGCGCCTTCGTGCGCAAACCGGCGGATCCGGTAGAGCACGCACACCCTGCATCGGTGGATGCGCCCGCGCTGGGGACCTGA
- a CDS encoding GNAT family N-acetyltransferase: MTGASPDERPSCAAGSEGPEQWRLEYVTDLGAAVDVESLVQEYWGWAGERLAGMLGRPVRADSADRMHRAFMAELPTIIAPRGRLLVVRSQDAIVGIAMLKPVDDVTAELKRVYVRPVVRSGGVARALVGRLLDDARKEGFVTVRLESLRFMTAAHALYRSEGFVETPPFAGSEAGSAGLESAAVFMELVL, encoded by the coding sequence ATGACAGGTGCATCGCCGGACGAGCGTCCCTCCTGCGCTGCGGGTTCCGAGGGACCGGAGCAGTGGCGGCTCGAGTACGTAACGGATCTCGGCGCCGCCGTTGATGTCGAGTCGTTGGTTCAGGAGTACTGGGGTTGGGCCGGTGAGCGATTGGCCGGGATGCTCGGTCGCCCTGTGCGGGCGGATTCCGCAGATCGGATGCACCGTGCGTTCATGGCGGAGCTACCGACGATCATCGCGCCCCGGGGCCGATTGTTGGTGGTTCGAAGCCAAGATGCGATCGTTGGAATCGCCATGCTCAAGCCGGTCGATGATGTCACCGCCGAGCTCAAACGGGTCTATGTTCGTCCCGTTGTTCGAAGCGGCGGTGTGGCGCGGGCGCTGGTGGGGCGGCTGCTCGATGATGCACGCAAGGAGGGGTTTGTCACGGTTCGTCTCGAGTCGCTTCGTTTCATGACGGCGGCGCATGCGTTGTATCGGTCCGAGGGATTTGTGGAGACGCCGCCGTTCGCCGGGTCGGAAGCGGGGAGCGCCGGGCTCGAGTCAGCGGCGGTGTTCATGGAGTTGGTCCTGTAG
- a CDS encoding 4Fe-4S binding protein codes for MTHVVLGHCCKDASCVRVCPQNCIHPAPGEAGFESAETLFIDPRSCIDCTACVEACPASAIKPEWTLTITERPYAARNAEYFEQTPAKSRPRARRIRFEQPLGRPSDRLKIAVVGSGPAAMYTVRELLRRSTSVRITVIEQHGEIGGLLRRGVSRDHVGVRDMIRLFDVPFNDDRVTIIHNTEVGVDVSVDDLRARFDAIVLACGASQPRRLGPTTADPGDGVYEAIDILVAENCGVSGFRPRGPLGPRSLMIGAGNVAFDVIRWMAKTRDRGAAAQPVTEVVVLSRSAPERASFTPSALYELLDLENAEVLIDRSGRPPGAGADAPLQRAISALPTADICAADGPTATEAGRLRVVLSFGQEVTDLGKTVAGGVAVTTTTGRTFLADSAIRATGFTTKQIDGIPVDERGVVPNRRGRVISIETGEPLDGLYVVGWAKRGASGGVGDNRSCATGTVTQLAADLHARV; via the coding sequence GTGACCCACGTTGTCCTGGGGCATTGCTGTAAGGATGCCTCGTGCGTGCGAGTGTGCCCGCAGAACTGCATTCATCCCGCCCCCGGCGAAGCGGGTTTCGAGTCGGCCGAAACGTTGTTCATCGACCCGCGCTCGTGCATCGATTGCACCGCATGCGTCGAGGCCTGCCCCGCGTCTGCCATCAAACCCGAGTGGACGTTGACCATCACCGAACGGCCCTACGCGGCCCGCAACGCAGAATACTTCGAGCAGACTCCCGCCAAGTCCCGACCCCGTGCGCGGCGGATCCGCTTCGAGCAACCACTGGGCAGGCCCAGCGACAGGCTGAAGATCGCCGTCGTCGGATCCGGGCCGGCGGCGATGTACACCGTTCGCGAACTCCTTCGGCGATCGACCTCGGTACGCATCACCGTCATCGAGCAGCACGGCGAAATCGGGGGCCTGCTGCGCCGAGGCGTCTCCCGGGACCACGTCGGCGTTCGTGACATGATCCGGCTCTTCGACGTGCCCTTCAACGACGATCGCGTCACGATCATCCACAACACAGAAGTCGGTGTGGATGTCTCGGTCGACGACCTCCGGGCCAGATTCGACGCCATCGTGCTAGCGTGTGGCGCCTCACAACCGCGCAGACTCGGACCCACGACTGCGGATCCCGGCGACGGTGTCTATGAGGCCATCGACATTCTGGTGGCCGAGAACTGTGGAGTATCCGGCTTTCGACCCCGCGGGCCGTTGGGACCGCGATCCCTCATGATCGGGGCGGGGAACGTCGCCTTCGATGTCATCCGATGGATGGCCAAGACACGCGACCGAGGTGCCGCGGCCCAACCGGTGACGGAGGTGGTCGTGTTGTCGCGATCGGCCCCCGAACGCGCGTCCTTCACGCCGTCGGCGTTATACGAGCTTCTGGACCTCGAGAACGCCGAGGTGCTGATCGACCGCTCCGGCCGCCCGCCGGGCGCCGGTGCAGACGCCCCGCTGCAACGTGCCATTTCCGCCCTGCCCACGGCCGATATCTGCGCGGCAGACGGACCGACCGCCACCGAAGCGGGCAGGCTACGCGTGGTGTTGTCTTTCGGACAAGAGGTGACCGATCTCGGGAAGACAGTGGCCGGCGGCGTCGCGGTCACCACGACGACCGGTCGGACGTTCCTCGCGGACTCCGCGATACGCGCCACCGGATTCACGACCAAGCAGATCGACGGCATCCCCGTGGACGAGCGGGGGGTCGTGCCCAACCGCCGAGGACGAGTGATCTCCATCGAGACAGGCGAACCGCTCGACGGACTGTATGTCGTCGGCTGGGCGAAACGAGGCGCCTCCGGCGGCGTCGGCGATAACCGCAGCTGCGCCACGGGAACCGTGACACAACTCGCCGCAGACCTGCACGCGCGGGTGTGA
- a CDS encoding AurF N-oxygenase family protein yields MTTSGSDAIFETLLESAKRLSFDSRDPLVCQPDSDGAELHGMTPEWSPLFGTATWDSMTEPDRVRLTRSEVAQFLGVGIWLEVGLQVALLRACHSADPARPDVKFLFNECADENLHSLMFVNVIDSIGSHFYRRDRSLDFFGWLFRTIAWEEVTYGIVLAGEEIFDVMQRDWMASEDVAAPIRRACYIHVVEEARHMAYARQQIRTRLTKISRVRRFISTLIIAMGTHLIAKSLINRRMYEDLGMDWKIVGPEIAANEHHRIMFRRAAEPFIEFLSKEGLLNFGARWIYRKSNLL; encoded by the coding sequence ATGACGACTTCCGGAAGCGACGCGATATTCGAGACACTCTTGGAATCGGCCAAGCGCCTCTCATTCGATTCGCGGGACCCGCTGGTTTGCCAACCCGATTCAGACGGCGCCGAACTGCACGGGATGACACCCGAATGGTCGCCTCTCTTCGGCACCGCTACATGGGACTCCATGACAGAGCCCGATCGCGTCCGCCTCACCAGAAGCGAGGTCGCACAGTTCCTGGGCGTCGGAATCTGGCTGGAGGTGGGATTGCAGGTGGCATTGCTGCGGGCCTGCCACAGTGCTGACCCCGCCCGCCCGGACGTCAAGTTCCTGTTCAACGAATGCGCCGACGAGAACCTGCATTCGTTGATGTTCGTCAACGTCATCGACAGCATCGGATCGCACTTCTATAGACGCGACCGCTCACTGGACTTCTTCGGATGGCTTTTCAGGACCATCGCGTGGGAGGAGGTGACGTACGGAATCGTACTGGCGGGAGAAGAGATCTTCGACGTCATGCAACGCGACTGGATGGCGAGCGAAGACGTCGCCGCGCCCATCCGCAGGGCCTGCTATATCCACGTTGTCGAGGAAGCCCGGCACATGGCGTACGCGCGTCAACAAATCCGCACTCGGTTGACCAAGATTTCGCGCGTCCGACGGTTTATCAGCACCCTGATCATCGCGATGGGAACACATCTCATCGCGAAGAGCCTGATCAATCGTCGAATGTACGAGGACCTCGGCATGGATTGGAAGATTGTGGGACCGGAAATCGCCGCAAACGAACACCATCGGATAATGTTCCGCAGGGCCGCAGAACCGTTTATCGAATTCCTGAGTAAAGAAGGGCTGCTGAATTTCGGCGCGCGATGGATCTACCGAAAATCGAATCTTCTCTGA
- a CDS encoding TetR/AcrR family transcriptional regulator, giving the protein MVEIKRHYDASGRRQQARTRRRAVVLAAKELFERDGFRATTLAAVAERADVSVKGLYKSFGSKAALAKAVFDLVIAGDDEPERVVDRPEQQAMFTEPDVRRKIEMFIHGLAQRQERSAKVQILIRDGRHVDDSLVPVWRQLSDEGLTGMTIVGRHFLDTGQLRPGVELDEVRDVLWNYLAIDTYERLVLEREWTPDRYASWLTRTVIAALCP; this is encoded by the coding sequence ATGGTCGAAATCAAGAGGCACTACGACGCCTCCGGCCGACGACAGCAGGCCCGCACACGCCGGCGAGCCGTGGTACTGGCCGCAAAGGAATTGTTCGAGCGAGACGGCTTCCGGGCCACCACCCTCGCGGCCGTCGCCGAGCGGGCAGATGTCTCGGTGAAAGGTCTCTACAAGAGCTTCGGCAGCAAGGCAGCGCTCGCGAAGGCGGTGTTCGATCTCGTGATCGCGGGTGACGACGAACCGGAGCGGGTCGTCGACCGTCCAGAGCAGCAGGCGATGTTCACCGAGCCGGACGTGCGCCGCAAGATCGAGATGTTCATTCACGGACTGGCGCAGCGACAGGAGCGCTCGGCGAAGGTGCAGATTCTCATCCGCGACGGCCGACACGTGGACGACTCGCTCGTCCCGGTCTGGCGACAACTGAGCGACGAAGGACTGACCGGGATGACGATCGTCGGGCGTCACTTCCTGGACACCGGCCAACTTCGGCCGGGCGTCGAACTCGACGAGGTGCGCGACGTGCTGTGGAACTACCTCGCGATCGATACCTACGAACGACTCGTACTCGAGCGGGAATGGACGCCCGACAGGTACGCGAGCTGGCTGACACGAACCGTCATCGCCGCCCTCTGCCCGTAG